A window of Mycolicibacterium holsaticum DSM 44478 = JCM 12374 genomic DNA:
TCGCGCCTGCCCAACCTGCGTTGCCTCATGCTGACATCGTTCACCTCCGACGAAGCGATGCTGGACGCGATCCTGGCCGGCGCCAGCGGATACGTCGTCAAGGACATCAAAGGCATGGAACTGGCCCAGGCCGTCAAGGACGTCGGCGCCGGGCGTTCCCTGCTCGACAACCGGGCCGCGGCTGCGTTGATGGCCAAACTGCGCGGGGCCGCCCAACGGGCCGATCCACTGGCGGATCTCAGCGAACAGGAACGAGTGCTGCTGAACCTGCTGGGTGAGGGGTTGACCAACAAACAGATCGCCGCGCGAATGTTTCTCGCCGAGAAGACGGTCAAGAACTACGTGTCGCGGCTGTTGGCCAAGCTCGGCATGCAACGCCGCACCCAGGCGGCGGTGTTCGTGTCCAAGCTGGACCGGCCTTCCGGTATCCAGGACTAGGACGCGCGTGCGACGACCACGGGCGTGCGGGCGGACTCGGCGACGGCCGTGCTGACCGAACCGAGCAGCATTCTGGCGAAGCCACCGCGACCGTGGCTCCCGACCACCGTCAGTTGTGCCTTCTCCGCCTGCTCGAGAAGTTGACGGGCAGGTCGGTCGAGTACGACGAGTCGCTCCACCGTGACGTCCGGATAGCGCTCCTGCCATCCCGCCAGCCGCTCGGCGAGCGCCTCCTCGGCTTGGACTTGGACATCGGACCATTCGATGCCCGGTAGTT
This region includes:
- the dosR gene encoding hypoxia response regulator transcription factor DosR/DevR codes for the protein MVKVFLVDDHEVVRRGLIDLLDSDPDLEVVGEAGSVAQAMARIPALQPDVAVLDVRLPDGNGIELCRDLLSRLPNLRCLMLTSFTSDEAMLDAILAGASGYVVKDIKGMELAQAVKDVGAGRSLLDNRAAAALMAKLRGAAQRADPLADLSEQERVLLNLLGEGLTNKQIAARMFLAEKTVKNYVSRLLAKLGMQRRTQAAVFVSKLDRPSGIQD